A stretch of DNA from Besnoitia besnoiti strain Bb-Ger1 chromosome II, whole genome shotgun sequence:
TCAATTATTCCTTGACATAAAAGTTTCATATAATTTATTTGCTTAAGAAGAAACTCGACTGCGTGCGGTGTAAGCCCTTTccttctgcgtgcgccggAATGAGGCGCAAGCGGCCCTTAGACAAGCGTCCTCCGCACGCGGCGACACGAGTTgcctcgccccccgcgcagCCGAGAAGGTGATTCCTGTGGGTTTCCCTTCCACGACAGACACCTGCCTCAGTCATTCCGCGACGGCGAATTACATCCCCTCTCCGAGCCAGTCAGCGCAGACCAGTCCTTTCTCGTGAGCGGTTCGTCCCTGAGCGCTCGAAGGCAACTTTTTTGCCGCCTGACGCAAATAGGGCGTACTCATGGAGACATGAAATTCAGTTGCTTCTCTGCAAGCGACCTGCAACGCTTCTGCAGAGGATGGGGATCCACGTCGTATGCAGAAACATCCGAACCGAACCACGAAACCCtaaacggcggctgctgcaagCTGGTGACTCGTTTCCGCGCCCTCTGTCTTTCGCGAGCTCCGTCTCGCAGCGCCCTGGCCTCAGAGCGGAGACTCCGCCCCCCGGAGTCAACGCCACCGCTTGCGGATTCGGGGTTTGGGCCCCTAAAATGCAAGATCTATGCGCGTGCCCGCGCTGCGATGCGTGCGGCTAAGGTGCTGCGCCGTCCTTCGAGCACGCTGACGAACCTGAATGCAGCAGAGCTTCTCGAAGTAGAAGTTTCGCTCGCCCAGGAGGTGTTCCCCATCTGCCAGGAACGCCCGATGTCTGTCCAGTCTGCACGCAAAGCACAACAcacagccgcggcgtcgaccAACATGGAAAAAACGCGAcacagaggagaaaagacgagctgcgcagcgcgatccacacacgcagcctcgcggcggcgggcgagtctATCGAGCGTGGCTGAgcttcgcgtctgcaggccaGGAGAAACCTGTTGAGGCGCTTCTTTTCGACCGCCTGCTCATCGCATCTGCAGCTCTCTGCATCTGCCTTTTTTGCTGTCCGCCAGTAGTCTACTGCTACaggttttcttcttttcccaCTGTTTCACGCATTTGGCGGCGCGCACTTTTGCACGATTTGCTCGCGCAGATCTTGGATGGCGTCCTGACACTCTGAGAGCGCAACGCGTTTCTTGGATTCACGCCTCTCGGCAGCGTGCACAGCCTGTTGGGCCTCCACTTCTCTCAGAAGCatttcgcgcgccgcttcagCCGAGGGCAGCCACAGACCGCCGGACTCGACTGCCTCCGTCTGCTCGCCGGAgctttcgccgcctcgccctccctcctctgcctctcggcGAGCTCGAAATCCACGCTCGGCGCTTCGTGGAAAGCCCGCGCGCTCGGCCCTCCAGTCGCGTTCTCCGTAGGCCTCTGACGGTGCCTCGGCTGCGAGCTCCGTGGCCGCCCAGGGCTCGTCATCGGCGCGCTtcaggcgagacgcgacggcgcgtgAGGCCTGCGTGCGCTGGGCACGCGGGTCCAGAGCGctttcgccgcagctgccgccttccGGCTTGTTTCCGCCGCAGTCCACGCCCTCTCCGTCGTTGCCGACCCCGTCGATCTCCAGAGGCGCCACAGACGTCGGAGTGCGCGACGAATGCGGAAAAGACGGCGACCCGCTCCGGCGTGGGAACATTCTGCCGTCCCCCGCGTGATCACATAGGGGCGGCTGGAGCGGAAAGTGAGGCGTGTCGGCAGCCAGCGAGAGCGTCGAGAAcccgcggccttcttcagAGGCGCCAGGAAAGTACGGCGTCGCGCCGTGCTGCCAGTCGCTTCCATCGTCAGGCTCTTCGAAGAACGTCGCTCGCTGTAAAacgtttcttctctcgccggTCTGCCAGCTGGacgccccgcggcgctccgcttggtctccgcgcggcacACGCACTGCCTGATACGTTTGCTCGCGAGCGAACGCCAGTGGCGGCGCTcccgtcgccctctcgtcttctgcgcatCTCGCCCTCACCGTCTCCTCAGGGGCGTCACTTTCTTGTTTTGCGCGCACCGGCAGTCTTCcaccgtcgtcgcctcttgtgcatgcgtcgccttcgcctctccttGGCTCTGGCTTTCCGTCGCCACGCTCTCCGCACGCGACTCCCCCCGTTCgctgtttttcttcctcgaaAAGCCGTTGGTCTCCGCGGCACTTTGGCGTCCTTTCATCGTTCCGGTCGCAGTCTGTGTCGCGTGGAGGCCTTCCCCATCTTTCACTCGTCGCTCGCTCGGCGTCCGTTGCTCTCGAGTCTTGTCTCTCGCGGCTTGCCGTCCCTCCACGCGCCCTCGTTCTGGAGGAGCCTCCCTCTAACCGTCCTGCGTCGgacgccccgcggcggcgagcttcATCAtacagcgcctgcagcagcagccgatgcgcggcgcgtctctctcgcagcgcgagcgcgtccgcggcggcgtgcgcgccgttGTCCGCCACTAGAGAAGCAACGTCGACGTCTACGCGGAGACTGAGCTTCTCCGCGAGCAcctcgagaagcagcgagaaattctctcgcttcccggcggcgctcgcgcagttCAGCCGCAGGCGATGGAGCGGAAACGCTCCGGGGAGCAGGCCGTCGACCAGCAGCGCATAAGCCACGCCtgcagaaaacagaaaaacggCCGCAACTGATGAAAGTGAACGAAGAGAGTTGTCCACCTCCTACAAAGACGACGGACCCAAAAGGCAGGAACGAGACGTGGATACTTTCACAGAAACccgaggaaggaggaaaaagaggcTGTAGCCTGTAGCCGCGACCCGGGATGCAGCGCTCGGGAGAAGGCAACGCCCcgagacggccgcgagcccTTCGGCAATTCAGGGCGCACACGAGGACAGAGGCGAACACAGCTCTCAAGTGATTCGCGAAAACGGCAAAACGACACCGTGGGCGGGCTCGCTCCCCGAACCACGGTCGCCAGCAGGAGTAACCCAGGCGCGAAAGCGAAACATGCAAATATACCGGAGCAGGATAAGCAGACGGATGAGCACACGACAAAAAGACAAACGGTTTCGATGGCGGACTCAGTGCAAACTGACTCACCATCGTGGAGCTGCCGCGAATCGGTGTACGCTTCCCCGAGCGTTTCGTTAACCCACGAGATGAGCTTTTCGTCTTCTGGTGTCTGCATCTCCCTTGATCTTCACGTAGTCGTGAACCGTGACTGTCCGGAGAATCTCAACTTCACGAGAAAGACGAGCAAAGTCCGAAGAATTGGAAAAAATCACACGCTCCCAGATAGGGGCGAGGCTGTCGCTATCGCCCGCCTGCGGGGGTCAggggacgcgcaggcgcggcatGAAACTCGGGAAAAAAGCGACGACCAGGAGAGAAATAGGTAAAGCGAGAGGAAAGGGATGCAttttctctcgtctctggACGTTTTTGAAGatgggcgaggcgcaggcggggctCCGTGAGATGTAGGCGGCTTGCAGTCCCTCTGCTGAGACACctgtgcggctgctgcggcgtagACTCAGGTCAGCGAGGCACGAGGCGCGGatgagaaagagaagagaactCAGCAGGAGCCTTCTTTTCCCGAAACCTTCCTGCAGATGCGGAGCTCCGCCACAGTGGATCGCACAGAGTCGAAAGCCTGAAGCTGTGCcgagcggccgtcgccgccgaagaaATAGCgcccgcggacgacgcgcctgGGCGGGAGGTACATGAccgctccctcctccttGCCGAAATGGCAGGATTTCCGCGCGCAAGCAGTCCAGCTGACGAAGCCTCACGCCTGAGTGTGGTGAATTTACTCCCCTCACCGCGTGTTGTTCACTCGAGTAAGCGAGACCGACGCATCAGACAGCTAGCTCGTCGACTTGGGGACACGTCGTCCGGCTACCGGCGTGTGTCTCTTGAGCGCGCTTTCAATGAGCACTTGGAGAtgcacgcgagagaaaatGTAGCTTATTAACGCTGAGCTGTGCGGTATGTGTCTGGCGCGAGGGCTTTGAGAAGGAGTAAACGCGTCGATTGAGTCAGCCAAATCGCGGGGTTTCGTGAAATAACTGGAAAACCTCGATCGCGCAAGAGGTGCGCAGAGCGTGCTGCGGCAGACACATGCATGTGACTCCATCCATTCCGCCGAAACTCTGGGTCgagcctgcgcgtgcgcgttgAAGACGACGATCTTTGTATTGATTCAGCACATTTTCCGCTGTTACCCCGTACGAATAGCGACGTAATAGTCGATGCATGGGCATGCGTGAGCGTTTCGTCACGCGCGCCGGACTCGCAAGCCCTGTCCATCTTTAcgtgcgtgtctgtctcgGACGATTCGCACGCGATTCGTGAACTGAACTTGCTGTGGAGAAACCCGCAGCAGGTTAGAAGTCATCCAGAACCTGACCTCCTTTTGCCCGTTTTGCTTCGGGTcgctgcgaaggcggaggagaagagagcatGCGCAGCGCGGTCCTTAGTATCTCCCGTTCCTCTTTTGCTGTAGCATTTGCGAGCGAAAAGGCCAATTTGCGAGGCGTTTTGTCGTCCTCCGTCCGTCCGCGCCCTGCAGAGCTCGTCATTCTGTGTCGTTGCACTCTTTAAAGTGCTCCGAGCCTTTCGGCTCATCGTGCCAGTAAGCTgacagaaggcggcgcgccggggcGCCGCGttgtcttcttttccgctgTTTTCCCTTCGCGCTCCGATTCcgtctctcgccgtcgactgccctcttcttcccctttcACGGCCGTTCCCACAGCGAAAAAACGCATAGTTGAGtggggcgggcgcctccgcgagtcTCCAACGGGTGATTAAAAACGtgccttctctccgtcgggcgcgcaggcacgcaactgcctctctcctctccgctcgccgcatCTCGCGACAGCTAAACCCGGCGGCAGAAtcagcgcagaggagaatCTCGTGGGATAAGCTGGACTGAGAGAAATCCACCTTTTAGACCTGAAGGGTGTGCCGCCGCCAAGGCTCGCCTCAGGgagtctctccttcgcctcttttAAAGGCCCAGCCGAGAGTGTCTCGCGACCTGTTTCGCTTTCCTGCGAAGTCGAAAACGGCACCTAAACCGTAGAATAAGGTGCGAATGGAGACAACACTCCTGTGACGTGGCTCGAATGTCTTCGCGACACCAGGTTTTCGAGACTCCTTCCCCCTCTCCTCAGCGAGCTGCTAGATGACTCCGTGTCTtcgcgcgttttttctgAATCCCTCTTCAATTTTGTTCCAGTCCGACGCGGACCTAGGCGCAAGCCTTTTGTATTTTGACAACTACAGTCAGGTATTCAGCGCTTGCCCTACTAAGTGGGATGTGTAAGGCGACGACGTGCTTCCGGCGTGTGATTCCCCGAGTTTTTTCGACTAGGCGGCATTCTTGTCTCTAACCCTCCGCTGGCTCTAGGAGGTGTCCCTTTTCTCTCACTGTATCTCCGCGAGACTGCGCCGATTCACCCGCCCGGACAACGCCTACGAAAGTCGTCCAAGTGTCTCACCCGCGCCTGTTGGATGTCTGGACGCGCTCATGCCTCTGTATATGCTTGTCTATATGCGAATCGATCGCCTGtttgcgcgtgcgtgtgtgtgtgagtcTCTGGCGTACCGGCTGTTTCGGTGTCGCGTTGCATTCTCTCGAAATGGAGGGCGTGGTGCCGTTTGCGGCCGCGTCGGCTTTCGAGCCTGGTGAAGAGTCTGTTTCGAACTACTTttcgctccgcgccttcaCAACTGCTTCATACCGTGACGAGCCGGAGGCGGCACCTGCGTCGGAGCCTGCCGCGGcatcgccgcctcgtcgggAGGCGTCGGAAGAGTCGCCGGATTCCGCGGGGGAGGGCAAGAAGGACTCTCAGGCGCGCAAGATGTCTGCTCAATCCCTGGCAGCCTTCTTCTCGTTGCCAGACATgccggcgctctcgccgtcctgTTTGATTCCTGCGCTGACCTCCCTGGGACTCCTGGggggctcggcggcggcggcggacagcgacggcagtccgcgcgtcgcgtcggcgtcgcctgagagcggctgcgcggcggtgccagccggccgtcgctcgctgctACTCCACGGCCTCGTGGAGAACTCCGTCGCGGCGTTCCTGGGCCGCGATGAACTCGAACAGGACgtgccgccgcacgcgccaccgcacgcgccgccgccagtctGTCTGGTTGTCTGCGTCCACGGCCTCGGCGGCATCGGCTCGGACTTCAAGTTCACGGCTCAGGTCCTCAACAGACGCGCTCCCCACATCAAAGTCCTCGTCTCCAGCTCAAACACCGGAAAAACTTTTgacggcgtcgagcgcggcggcgccagactCGCAGAGGAGGTATCCATACACATGCTTTCGTGCATCAGTCTTTTATGTAGGAGGGGGGGGTGTGtgggcgcgaggctgcgagaGGGGGTTTAGGGTTGAAGACACACCATGCAGCGCGGTAAAGAAACATTTTCGTGCAAGCCGGCTgaaaaggagaagagaagaatcCGTGGATACCTTTCTACTCGTCTAGGTGCGAATTTTTCGTGGTCAGGCGGGGGGCATGGAAGGTCCGAGCGAGCAGCTCTGCCTCGGTTGTGCGAGCTTCGCCGCAGGGCCCGCGGGTGGGCGATAGACAGTAGCGATTCTTCGAAGGTGAACTTGAGTTATAGTGTTTTTGCTCTTTCGAAACTCCTTTGTGCGGCAGGTCAGACAAGAGATCGCGCGGTACCCCTCGCTCCGCTACATCTCTCTCATCGGCTTTTCTCTCGGCGGTCTTTACATGAGGTGAGACACCAACGCGGCAGACACGGCATGAGTCCCTGGACTGCAAAACTGAAACCGAGGCGCGCAAACATGGCTGTAGAACGACGTGTGTCACACAgccatacatatatatatatatatatatgcatggtGAAATGCTTCTATCTCTGTGCCTCGGAGCTCTCGTCCATACATAGTAGCCGGCGCACACCTATGTGAGCTGTCAGAGTCCAGTCTCCGCTGCTCACATGCTCGGTTTGCTTTGTGCCTCAGCGTTTGTGTCC
This window harbors:
- a CDS encoding hypothetical protein (encoded by transcript BESB_037770), with the protein product MQTPEDEKLISWVNETLGEAYTDSRQLHDGVAYALLVDGLLPGAFPLHRLRLNCASAAGKRENFSLLLEVLAEKLSLRVDVDVASLVADNGAHAAADALALRERRAAHRLLLQALYDEARRRGASDAGRLEGGSSRTRARGGTASRERQDSRATDAERATSERWGRPPRDTDCDRNDERTPKCRGDQRLFEEEKQRTGGVACGERGDGKPEPRRGEGDACTRGDDGGRLPVRAKQESDAPEETVRARCAEDERATGAPPLAFAREQTYQAVRVPRGDQAERRGASSWQTGERRNVLQRATFFEEPDDGSDWQHGATPYFPGASEEGRGFSTLSLAADTPHFPLQPPLCDHAGDGRMFPRRSGSPSFPHSSRTPTSVAPLEIDGVGNDGEGVDCGGNKPEGGSCGESALDPRAQRTQASRAVASRLKRADDEPWAATELAAEAPSEAYGERDWRAERAGFPRSAERGFRARREAEEGGRGGESSGEQTEAVESGGLWLPSAEAAREMLLREVEAQQAVHAAERRESKKRVALSECQDAIQDLREQIVQKLDRHRAFLADGEHLLGERNFYFEKLCCIQRKIEEGYADSEVGRRVLEIINARPTDF